In one Chlamydia sp. BM-2023 genomic region, the following are encoded:
- the sctN gene encoding type III secretion system ATPase SctN gives MDELTTDFDTLMSQLNDVHLTTVVGRITEVVGMLIKAVVPNVRVGEVCLVKRHGMEPLVTEVVGFTQNFAFLSPLGELSGVSPSSEVIPTGLPLHIRAGNGLLGRVLNGLGEPIDAETKGPLVDVNETFPIFRAPPDPLHREKLRTILSTGVRCIDGMLTVARGQRIGIFAGAGVGKSSLLGMIARNAEEADVNVIALIGERGREVREFIEGDLGEEGMKRSVIVVSTSDQSSQLRLNAAYVGTAIAEYFRDQGKTVVLMMDSVTRFARALREVGLAAGEPPARAGYTPSVFSTLPRLLERSGASDKGTITAFYTVLVAGDDMNEPVADEVKSILDGHIVLSNALAQAYHYPAIDVLASISRLLTAIVPEEQRRIIGKAREVLAKYKANEMLIRIGEYRRGSDREVDFAIDHIDKLNRFLKQDIHEKTNYEEAAQQLRAIFR, from the coding sequence ATGGACGAATTGACGACAGATTTTGACACCCTCATGTCGCAATTAAACGACGTGCACTTAACTACTGTTGTTGGTCGTATCACTGAAGTCGTCGGTATGTTAATCAAAGCAGTTGTCCCTAACGTGCGTGTCGGGGAAGTATGCTTGGTTAAGCGTCATGGTATGGAGCCGCTTGTTACCGAAGTTGTTGGCTTTACACAAAATTTTGCTTTTTTATCACCATTGGGAGAGCTTTCTGGAGTGAGCCCTTCTTCAGAAGTTATCCCAACTGGTCTCCCTTTACACATTCGCGCAGGAAATGGACTGCTAGGACGAGTATTGAATGGTTTAGGAGAACCTATCGATGCTGAAACTAAAGGACCTTTAGTCGATGTGAATGAAACCTTCCCTATTTTCCGTGCACCACCTGATCCGTTGCACCGGGAAAAATTAAGAACTATCTTATCCACAGGCGTACGATGTATCGATGGTATGCTCACAGTAGCACGGGGTCAGCGTATAGGAATCTTCGCTGGAGCTGGGGTAGGTAAATCTTCCCTCTTAGGGATGATCGCCAGAAATGCTGAAGAAGCCGATGTTAACGTAATTGCTCTTATTGGAGAGCGGGGCCGAGAAGTACGTGAGTTTATCGAGGGGGACCTGGGAGAAGAAGGAATGAAACGATCTGTGATCGTCGTTTCTACATCAGATCAGTCTTCACAATTGCGATTAAACGCTGCTTATGTAGGAACTGCTATAGCAGAATATTTCCGAGACCAAGGAAAAACTGTCGTCTTGATGATGGACTCTGTAACGCGATTTGCCAGAGCGTTACGGGAAGTCGGATTGGCAGCAGGGGAACCCCCAGCAAGAGCAGGGTATACTCCTTCAGTATTTTCAACTTTACCGAGATTGCTAGAACGATCGGGAGCTTCAGATAAAGGAACAATCACAGCGTTTTATACCGTGCTTGTTGCTGGCGATGACATGAACGAACCGGTTGCCGATGAGGTAAAATCAATCCTGGATGGACACATTGTTTTATCCAATGCTTTAGCACAGGCATATCACTACCCCGCTATTGACGTGTTAGCGTCTATTAGCCGACTACTTACAGCCATTGTTCCCGAGGAACAGCGGCGTATCATAGGAAAAGCTCGTGAGGTATTGGCAAAGTATAAAGCAAACGAAATGCTTATACGTATTGGAGAATATCGTCGGGGATCCGACCGCGAAGTGGATTTTGCTATAGATCATATAGACAAGCTGAATCGATTCTTAAAGCAAGATATCCATGAAAAGACAAATTATGAGGAAGCAGCACAACAACTGCGAGCGATTTTCCGTTAA
- a CDS encoding type III secretion T3S chaperone has translation MPKYPLEPVLAIKKDRVDRAEKVVKEKRRLLEIEQEKLRELEAARDKVKNHYMQKIQQLRELLDEGTTSDAVLQRKAYIKVVAVQLSEEEEKVNKQKESVLAASKELEKAEVNLAKRRKEEEKTRLHKEEWMKEALKEEAREIEKEQDEMGQLLHQLRKKKQRESGESSSWN, from the coding sequence GTGCCTAAATACCCGTTAGAGCCTGTTCTAGCGATTAAAAAAGATCGTGTGGATAGAGCAGAAAAAGTTGTTAAGGAAAAACGTCGTCTTTTAGAGATAGAACAAGAGAAATTACGAGAATTAGAAGCTGCTCGTGATAAAGTAAAAAATCACTACATGCAAAAGATTCAGCAGTTGCGCGAACTGCTAGATGAAGGTACAACAAGTGATGCTGTTTTACAGAGAAAAGCGTACATTAAAGTTGTAGCAGTGCAACTTTCTGAAGAAGAAGAAAAAGTTAATAAACAAAAAGAAAGTGTTTTAGCGGCTTCTAAAGAGCTGGAAAAAGCAGAAGTTAATTTAGCCAAACGGCGAAAAGAAGAAGAAAAAACGCGTTTGCATAAAGAAGAGTGGATGAAAGAAGCTCTAAAAGAAGAAGCGCGAGAAATAGAAAAAGAGCAAGATGAAATGGGTCAACTGCTTCATCAATTGCGCAAGAAAAAACAACGTGAATCGGGGGAATCTAGTTCATGGAATTAA
- a CDS encoding DUF5421 family protein, with protein MELNKTSESMYNCKTESHVSQQELGPEPQDNRDVKVFSLEGRQQSRQDRQDNISSKGRSSRQESRGAEDKHVDDKTSSVCSKEEESEEKEGFMHFENPTAGMALVDAAASMSSDIVVETSTVAVASADLGWVQDIIANTVESMFIADMNGEQLVELVLDSEGNVPEVFSGANLTLVQSGADISVKITNFVDNAQMAEAMNLITSNPEQLASLVGALKGRQLNLTEFAVGSSVVQLPTIEEMQTPLHMIAATIHQRDEEKDQEGKDQQQQQDQEQNQYKIEEARL; from the coding sequence ATGGAATTAAATAAAACATCCGAGTCTATGTATAATTGCAAGACTGAGAGTCATGTGTCACAACAAGAGTTAGGCCCAGAACCTCAGGATAATCGCGACGTTAAAGTGTTTTCTTTGGAAGGTCGTCAGCAATCTCGACAAGATCGTCAGGATAACATCTCCAGTAAAGGTAGAAGCTCCCGTCAGGAATCTCGCGGAGCTGAAGATAAGCATGTAGATGATAAAACTTCTTCAGTATGCTCTAAAGAAGAAGAAAGTGAAGAGAAAGAAGGCTTCATGCATTTTGAAAATCCTACAGCAGGAATGGCTCTTGTTGATGCTGCTGCTTCTATGTCTAGCGACATAGTTGTAGAGACCTCTACAGTAGCTGTTGCTAGTGCTGATTTAGGATGGGTACAAGATATCATTGCTAATACAGTAGAATCTATGTTCATTGCCGATATGAACGGAGAGCAATTGGTAGAATTAGTTTTAGATAGTGAAGGAAATGTTCCAGAGGTATTCTCTGGTGCTAATTTGACATTAGTACAATCTGGAGCAGATATTTCTGTAAAAATCACTAATTTTGTAGATAATGCTCAAATGGCAGAAGCTATGAACTTAATTACAAGCAATCCTGAACAGCTTGCTTCTTTAGTTGGAGCTTTAAAAGGCCGACAATTAAATTTAACAGAGTTTGCTGTTGGAAGCAGTGTTGTCCAATTGCCAACAATAGAAGAAATGCAAACACCTTTACATATGATCGCTGCGACAATTCATCAAAGAGATGAAGAGAAAGATCAAGAAGGAAAAGATCAGCAACAGCAGCAAGATCAAGAACAAAACCAATATAAAATTGAAGAAGCACGTTTATAA
- the sctQ gene encoding type III secretion system cytoplasmic ring protein SctQ has product MAVAAEPSASWLKSRNDFLNSLVKTEESVSLPQFPKEVCERRLKEKFRLEDTSLTIQARGSLSATQAIKDFGTHILVQPFLAQPLEPGNFFFVTSEEDLQSFMVAVFNDSSLASYFYEKDKLLGFHYYCCAEFCKLLQELAWIPSLSAKVAGEVQVSGKDLQGSYQVIDVTCGLDGKTMRFRLLFSDAVCNSCKKFLSTSDQNFDVLQLGTTPLTMSVEVGYCQLTQEEWQQVVPGSFILLDSCLYDPDTEDSGGLLTVQGHQFFGGRFLDTKSGEFKITSYPSLQQEEPAEETPEALPAAPLPGHCKLVAEAARYSLTVEEFLKLAPGSVLNFDGIHPSRGVDMILNGAKVGRGEIVSLGDVLGIRVLEV; this is encoded by the coding sequence ATGGCAGTAGCAGCGGAGCCTAGCGCTAGTTGGTTAAAATCTCGCAATGATTTTCTCAATTCCTTAGTGAAAACCGAGGAGAGTGTTTCTCTACCTCAATTTCCTAAAGAGGTGTGCGAACGTAGATTAAAAGAAAAGTTTCGCTTAGAAGATACTAGTCTTACTATTCAGGCGCGAGGCTCTCTCTCTGCTACCCAAGCTATTAAAGATTTCGGAACCCATATTTTAGTGCAGCCATTTTTAGCTCAACCTTTAGAACCGGGGAATTTCTTTTTTGTTACCTCAGAAGAAGATCTCCAGTCGTTCATGGTTGCTGTATTTAATGACTCCAGTTTAGCTTCCTATTTTTATGAAAAAGATAAGCTATTAGGTTTCCATTATTACTGTTGTGCTGAGTTTTGTAAGTTACTTCAAGAGTTGGCATGGATACCTTCATTATCCGCAAAAGTTGCAGGAGAAGTTCAGGTTTCCGGAAAGGATCTTCAGGGATCTTACCAAGTTATCGATGTTACATGCGGATTAGATGGGAAAACTATGCGTTTTCGTTTGCTATTTTCCGATGCTGTATGTAACAGCTGTAAAAAGTTTCTTTCTACTTCAGATCAAAATTTTGATGTTCTTCAACTAGGAACCACTCCTTTGACAATGTCTGTAGAAGTTGGCTATTGCCAATTAACACAGGAGGAATGGCAACAAGTGGTACCTGGTAGTTTTATCTTGTTAGATAGTTGTTTATATGACCCAGACACCGAAGATAGCGGAGGTCTCCTTACCGTACAGGGGCATCAGTTTTTCGGCGGGCGCTTTCTCGATACAAAATCAGGAGAGTTTAAAATCACTAGCTATCCAAGTTTGCAACAGGAAGAACCCGCTGAAGAAACTCCAGAGGCTTTGCCCGCAGCGCCTTTGCCAGGACATTGTAAGTTAGTAGCGGAAGCTGCTAGGTACTCATTAACTGTCGAAGAATTTTTAAAATTAGCTCCAGGAAGTGTTTTAAATTTCGACGGCATTCATCCCTCCAGAGGTGTCGACATGATCCTCAATGGAGCAAAAGTAGGAAGAGGTGAGATAGTATCTTTAGGCGATGTTTTAGGCATTAGAGTCCTAGAAGTATAA
- a CDS encoding serine/threonine-protein kinase yields MDCKSEVSTPSQVGDYYIKQTLSKKLGCAVYHGIQPDTLQFIAVKVLTTPLIADTKRVNSFLREAQILSQVSHPNIVKFYQHGTCKEGLYIAMEYIQGGSLRQYILSQLISLSQAIDIILAIANALDYLHSRGILHKDIKPENILITPQRQIKIIDFGLAAGSSSEEPLPQVCLGTPVYMSPEQRQGEKISELSEIYSLGIIAYELISGNLALGKVLLSLIPERISKILAKALQPSPKDRYSSMKEFISDLAAYRHGEDLQKDTRQKDLTALSYEELHKQRFWLAPQELPVPEFISASVCEHGNPTYPNVYYETFISKDAFRLWFCYSLSGNAALVLTIIKSLLNQWGYEDNIRSTIRKIHNELIRIDAPIDNKGISLICVSIPKEKKELSWTSCGKTTFWLKKQRKVPQNFDTSLVGLGKISSLQIQETKVAWEIGDGAVLHTLQADNSMSSLYSPSFTELKDRGQTAIFCPIESVQYGTVEKHDGNLCPSTLISLKRIR; encoded by the coding sequence ATGGATTGTAAATCCGAAGTTTCCACACCTAGTCAGGTGGGTGACTACTACATTAAACAAACCCTAAGTAAGAAGTTAGGCTGTGCAGTATACCACGGTATCCAACCCGACACTTTGCAATTTATCGCAGTCAAAGTTCTTACGACACCGTTAATCGCAGACACAAAGCGTGTAAATAGCTTTTTAAGAGAAGCTCAAATTCTCTCTCAAGTGTCACATCCCAATATTGTTAAATTCTACCAACATGGGACCTGTAAAGAGGGTTTGTACATAGCCATGGAATACATTCAAGGGGGCTCTCTTCGACAATATATTCTCTCCCAATTGATTTCCTTATCCCAAGCTATTGATATTATCCTAGCCATTGCAAATGCTCTTGATTATTTGCATAGCCGGGGTATCCTCCATAAAGACATAAAACCAGAAAATATCCTAATTACTCCTCAAAGGCAAATTAAGATCATAGATTTCGGCCTTGCCGCAGGTTCTTCTTCAGAAGAACCTCTTCCCCAGGTGTGCTTAGGAACGCCTGTATATATGAGCCCTGAACAACGACAGGGAGAAAAAATTTCTGAATTATCAGAAATATATTCCTTAGGAATTATAGCCTATGAGTTGATATCAGGGAATTTAGCCCTCGGCAAAGTCTTGTTATCTTTAATTCCTGAAAGAATAAGTAAAATCTTAGCAAAGGCTCTCCAGCCCTCCCCTAAAGATCGTTACTCTTCAATGAAGGAATTTATTAGTGACTTAGCTGCCTACCGTCATGGTGAAGATCTCCAAAAAGATACTCGCCAAAAAGATCTTACAGCGCTTTCTTATGAAGAACTCCACAAACAAAGGTTTTGGTTAGCACCTCAAGAACTTCCTGTTCCTGAATTTATATCAGCATCAGTATGCGAACATGGCAATCCTACATATCCTAACGTGTATTACGAAACTTTTATAAGTAAGGATGCTTTTAGATTGTGGTTTTGTTATAGTCTTTCAGGAAATGCTGCTTTAGTATTAACTATTATAAAAAGCCTCTTAAATCAATGGGGGTATGAGGATAACATCAGAAGTACGATTCGCAAAATACATAATGAGCTAATTCGTATAGATGCTCCTATTGATAACAAAGGGATTTCTTTAATTTGCGTGTCTATCCCTAAGGAAAAGAAGGAACTTTCTTGGACCTCTTGTGGGAAAACTACTTTCTGGTTAAAAAAGCAAAGAAAGGTTCCTCAGAATTTTGATACTTCATTAGTAGGACTAGGAAAAATTAGTTCTTTACAAATTCAGGAAACCAAGGTTGCATGGGAAATAGGTGATGGAGCAGTATTACATACCTTACAGGCAGACAATTCCATGTCATCTTTATATAGTCCTTCATTCACAGAGTTGAAAGATAGGGGACAAACAGCTATATTCTGCCCAATAGAGAGCGTACAGTACGGGACAGTAGAAAAACATGACGGAAATCTTTGTCCCTCAACACTTATCAGCTTAAAAAGAATCCGGTGA
- a CDS encoding type II secretion system protein GspD — translation MKIVTSNIGRKILQVINRKKGKLGILSALLFFDLLLLGVNSQKPPSTEQRSRTKNSQVDDNKQVAACPKNIVNKTSARKSDKPSIVAKSVPQGVPQSRHFKKSTQTFSPGFSEGSPFAKPEVKKRQDNRYAPAAIGNKTARLLPKKEEKKEVVEEKNEEAQIWEDKQAYAKRAVNAVNFSVRKQVEELQKKNLKEESSKVNENVSSKPSKTKSPDKQPSIETIAIHPDSKRDEEKANSLSKGKQITCEDLKDNGYTVNFEDISVLELLQFVSKISGTNFVFDSNDLNFNVTIVSHDPTSVDDLSTILLQVLKMHDLKVVEQGNNVLIYRNPRLSKLSTVVTDGSAKDNCEAVVVTRVFRLYSVSPSAAVSIIQPLLSHDAIVSASEATRHVIVSDIAGNVEKVGELLSALDGPGTSVDMSEYEVRYANPASLVSYCQDVLGAMAEDEAFQIFIQPGTNKIFVVSSPRLTNKAIQLLKSLDVPEMAHTLDDVTSPAAALGTSGASNPKSLRFFMYKLKYQNGAAIAQAIQDIGYNLYVTTAMDEDFINTLNSIQWLDVNNSIVVIGNQTNVDKVVSLLNGLDLPPKQVYIEVLILETSLEKSWDFGVQWVALGDEQGKVAYASGLLSNTGLSKPTQGSVPPTKPAPGNIPLPTPGQLAGISDMMYASSAFGLGIIGNVLSHKGKSFLTLGGLLSALDQDGDTVIVLNPRIMAQDTQQASFFVGQTIPFQTTSTIIQETGTVTQNIEYEDIGVNLVVASTIAPNNVVTLQIEQTISELHSAQGTLTPVTDKTYAATRLQVPDGCFLVMSGHIRDKTTKIVTGVPLLNSIPLIRGLFSRTIDQRQKRNIMMFIKPKVISSFEEGTTLTNKEGYRYNWEADEGSMQIAPRHAPECQHAPALQVESDFKMLEIEAR, via the coding sequence GTGAAAATAGTGACGTCGAACATTGGAAGAAAGATCTTGCAGGTCATTAATAGAAAAAAAGGGAAATTAGGAATACTCTCAGCTTTACTTTTCTTTGACTTGCTTTTGCTTGGTGTGAATTCTCAAAAACCGCCAAGTACAGAACAAAGATCACGAACCAAAAATTCTCAAGTAGACGATAATAAACAAGTTGCCGCCTGCCCTAAAAATATAGTTAATAAAACTTCAGCAAGAAAGTCTGATAAGCCTTCGATCGTTGCTAAGAGCGTCCCTCAAGGGGTTCCTCAGTCTCGTCATTTTAAAAAGTCCACTCAGACGTTTTCTCCGGGTTTTTCAGAAGGTTCGCCATTTGCAAAGCCTGAGGTTAAAAAGCGCCAAGATAATCGTTACGCACCAGCTGCTATAGGAAACAAAACCGCACGTCTTCTCCCTAAAAAAGAAGAAAAAAAAGAAGTTGTTGAAGAGAAAAACGAAGAAGCTCAAATCTGGGAAGATAAGCAAGCTTATGCTAAACGTGCTGTTAATGCTGTAAATTTCAGCGTTAGAAAACAGGTTGAAGAGCTACAGAAAAAAAACTTAAAAGAAGAAAGCTCAAAAGTTAATGAGAATGTTTCTTCAAAACCATCCAAGACAAAATCTCCTGATAAGCAGCCCTCAATAGAGACCATAGCTATTCATCCAGATTCAAAAAGAGATGAAGAAAAAGCTAACTCTTTATCTAAAGGAAAGCAAATTACCTGCGAAGATCTTAAAGATAACGGTTATACCGTAAACTTCGAGGATATTTCCGTTTTAGAGCTATTACAGTTTGTCAGTAAAATTTCAGGAACGAATTTTGTTTTTGATAGTAATGACTTAAATTTTAATGTAACGATTGTTTCTCATGATCCTACCTCTGTAGACGATCTTTCTACAATTCTTTTACAAGTCTTAAAAATGCATGACTTAAAAGTTGTAGAACAAGGAAACAACGTTCTTATTTATCGCAATCCACGGCTTTCTAAATTATCAACAGTGGTTACCGACGGTTCCGCAAAAGATAATTGTGAAGCTGTTGTTGTAACTCGAGTATTTCGTTTATATAGCGTCAGTCCTTCAGCTGCTGTAAGCATCATACAGCCTCTACTATCTCATGATGCTATCGTCAGTGCATCAGAAGCTACCCGTCATGTGATCGTTTCTGATATCGCCGGAAATGTTGAGAAAGTAGGAGAACTACTCTCTGCTTTAGATGGCCCAGGCACTTCTGTGGATATGTCAGAATACGAAGTGCGTTATGCAAATCCAGCTTCTTTAGTAAGCTATTGCCAAGATGTCCTTGGAGCTATGGCTGAAGACGAAGCTTTTCAGATTTTCATACAACCAGGAACAAATAAAATTTTTGTAGTTTCCTCTCCGAGGTTAACTAACAAAGCAATACAATTGCTAAAATCTTTAGATGTTCCAGAAATGGCACATACTTTAGATGACGTCACGAGTCCCGCTGCTGCTTTAGGAACGTCAGGAGCATCTAATCCTAAAAGCTTGCGCTTTTTCATGTACAAGCTAAAGTATCAAAATGGCGCAGCTATTGCCCAAGCTATTCAAGACATTGGTTACAATCTTTATGTCACAACAGCTATGGATGAAGATTTCATCAATACGCTAAATAGTATCCAATGGTTAGATGTTAACAACTCTATTGTTGTTATTGGTAATCAAACCAATGTAGATAAAGTTGTCAGCCTGCTCAATGGTTTGGATTTACCACCAAAACAAGTGTACATCGAAGTTCTCATCCTAGAAACAAGTTTGGAAAAATCTTGGGATTTTGGAGTCCAGTGGGTAGCTCTTGGAGATGAACAAGGTAAAGTAGCTTATGCTTCGGGATTATTAAGTAATACCGGTTTGTCTAAGCCTACACAAGGTTCCGTACCTCCTACAAAACCTGCACCAGGGAATATTCCCTTACCCACACCCGGACAATTGGCAGGGATTAGTGATATGATGTATGCATCCTCAGCTTTTGGCTTGGGGATCATCGGTAACGTTCTTAGCCATAAAGGTAAGTCTTTCCTAACTCTAGGGGGGCTACTCAGCGCTTTAGATCAGGATGGAGATACTGTCATTGTTCTTAACCCAAGAATTATGGCTCAAGATACTCAACAGGCATCTTTCTTTGTTGGGCAGACCATTCCGTTCCAAACGACAAGTACCATTATCCAAGAGACAGGAACTGTAACACAAAATATCGAATACGAAGATATCGGTGTTAACCTTGTTGTTGCTTCAACAATTGCTCCGAATAACGTTGTCACTTTACAAATAGAACAAACCATATCGGAACTTCATTCTGCTCAGGGAACCCTCACCCCCGTAACAGATAAAACATATGCTGCTACACGCTTGCAAGTTCCCGATGGTTGTTTCTTAGTAATGAGTGGTCATATCAGAGATAAAACTACAAAAATCGTTACAGGCGTACCTCTACTAAACTCAATACCTTTAATTCGAGGTTTGTTCAGCAGAACTATAGATCAAAGGCAAAAACGAAACATTATGATGTTCATTAAGCCTAAGGTTATCAGTAGTTTTGAAGAAGGCACAACATTAACAAATAAAGAAGGCTACAGATATAACTGGGAAGCTGATGAAGGATCCATGCAAATAGCTCCTCGACATGCTCCTGAATGTCAACACGCTCCTGCCTTGCAAGTAGAAAGTGATTTTAAAATGCTAGAAATAGAAGCCCGATAA
- a CDS encoding protein arginine kinase, with translation MILPNDLLLNFASKKDALSLNKTWPITTFSLSRNLSIAKFLPCLSKEKKLEILEAIASHFNNIEGFDEFLVLPLKDAPAWQKEFLMEHFLFPYDLTGNPEGEALIVNRSGNILAAINFRDHLILHAIDFTCEPEKALDQLVRLESYLNNKLEFAFSSDFGFLTTNPRECGTGLKGQCFLHAPALIYSQELNDLIDEDSEVACLGMLPTTSEFIGNIVVLSNKCSLGLTEEHILSSLRIWSSKISAAEASAKKKHAESNAGDLKNHILRSLGLLTHSYHLDLQETLDALSWIQLGISLGWIQGADNSPIWNPLFWQARRGHLALTKQADDNKNLQKEIITQLRADVFKKLAEGLSPTGF, from the coding sequence ATGATTCTACCCAATGATTTACTTCTTAATTTTGCTAGTAAGAAAGACGCTCTTTCCCTCAATAAAACCTGGCCTATAACGACGTTTTCATTATCTAGGAACCTTTCTATAGCCAAGTTTCTTCCTTGCTTATCTAAAGAGAAAAAGCTAGAGATTTTAGAAGCTATTGCTTCTCATTTTAACAATATAGAAGGTTTTGATGAGTTTCTAGTGCTACCTCTTAAAGATGCTCCTGCATGGCAAAAAGAGTTCCTTATGGAGCATTTTTTATTCCCTTATGATCTGACAGGGAATCCTGAAGGAGAAGCTCTTATTGTAAATCGTTCTGGGAATATTCTAGCTGCTATAAATTTCCGAGATCATTTGATATTACATGCGATAGACTTTACATGTGAGCCTGAAAAGGCTTTAGATCAGCTTGTACGTTTAGAAAGCTACCTTAATAATAAGTTAGAATTTGCTTTTTCTTCAGACTTTGGTTTTTTAACTACAAATCCTCGAGAATGTGGCACAGGATTGAAAGGTCAGTGTTTTCTTCATGCTCCAGCATTAATTTACTCTCAGGAATTAAATGACCTTATAGATGAGGATTCTGAGGTAGCTTGTTTAGGGATGTTACCAACAACATCGGAATTTATTGGTAATATTGTAGTTTTATCTAATAAATGTTCTTTAGGGCTTACTGAGGAACACATTTTATCATCATTAAGAATATGGTCTTCGAAAATATCTGCTGCGGAAGCGTCAGCAAAAAAGAAGCATGCTGAGAGCAATGCTGGGGATTTGAAAAATCATATTCTACGATCTTTAGGATTGCTTACGCATTCCTATCATTTAGACCTTCAGGAAACGTTAGATGCATTGAGCTGGATTCAACTAGGGATTAGCTTAGGATGGATTCAGGGAGCCGATAACAGCCCTATTTGGAATCCTTTATTTTGGCAGGCGCGTCGGGGTCATCTGGCATTAACTAAGCAGGCTGATGATAATAAAAACCTTCAAAAAGAAATCATCACACAATTACGAGCTGATGTTTTTAAGAAACTTGCTGAAGGTTTATCTCCGACAGGCTTTTAA
- a CDS encoding UvrB/UvrC motif-containing protein — protein MATPKPHLCYHCQKPATTCYTEVDKDKVVRSYLCASCPCPSHYYSRDTISLCSSGASVTLECGNCKTVWQSHADEDQLFGCHLCYTNFKTQLIAKLMHSKAIFSVSSVENSQGSLHIGRAPGEAASMNPLLKLIALNEALQDTLAREDYEQAAVIRDQINHLKNQNSHDSTQ, from the coding sequence ATGGCGACTCCTAAACCCCATTTGTGTTACCACTGCCAAAAGCCTGCAACAACTTGCTACACGGAAGTAGATAAGGATAAGGTTGTACGTTCATATTTATGTGCATCGTGTCCCTGTCCTAGCCACTATTATAGTCGTGATACTATTTCCTTATGTTCTTCAGGAGCATCTGTAACTTTAGAGTGCGGTAACTGTAAAACTGTATGGCAATCACATGCTGATGAAGATCAGCTTTTTGGCTGTCATTTATGTTATACTAATTTCAAAACCCAGCTTATTGCTAAGCTTATGCATAGTAAGGCTATTTTTTCTGTCTCTTCAGTAGAAAATAGTCAGGGTTCTTTACATATTGGTCGTGCACCTGGAGAAGCGGCAAGTATGAATCCCCTCCTCAAGTTAATCGCTTTAAACGAGGCCCTTCAAGATACGTTAGCCCGAGAGGATTATGAGCAGGCAGCTGTAATACGAGATCAGATTAATCATTTAAAAAATCAGAATTCGCATGATTCTACCCAATGA
- the frr gene encoding ribosome recycling factor, protein MSTLNDAEKKMAAAVEFFQKEVKAFRTGKAHPALVETVTVDVYGTTMRLSDLASISVADTRQLVISPYDANNLSAISKGIIAANLNLQPDVEGTIVRIKIPEPTAEYRNEVVKQLRRKCEEAKITIRNIRRESNDKLKKDSDLTEDAVKGMEKKIQELTDKFCKQIDEITKQKETDISSL, encoded by the coding sequence ATGTCCACTCTAAATGACGCTGAAAAAAAAATGGCTGCAGCAGTAGAATTTTTCCAAAAAGAAGTCAAAGCGTTTAGGACTGGAAAAGCACATCCAGCTTTAGTAGAAACGGTAACTGTTGATGTTTACGGGACTACTATGAGACTATCTGATTTAGCCTCTATTTCTGTAGCTGATACACGCCAGTTAGTCATTTCCCCTTACGATGCAAATAATCTTTCAGCGATATCTAAAGGTATTATTGCAGCAAATTTAAATTTGCAACCTGACGTAGAAGGAACCATAGTACGTATTAAAATTCCTGAGCCTACAGCGGAATATAGAAATGAAGTTGTTAAACAACTACGCCGCAAATGTGAGGAAGCGAAGATCACAATTCGCAACATACGCAGAGAGTCCAACGACAAGTTAAAAAAAGATTCTGACTTAACAGAAGACGCTGTTAAAGGAATGGAAAAAAAGATCCAGGAATTAACAGATAAGTTCTGTAAGCAAATAGACGAAATTACAAAACAGAAAGAAACTGATATTTCGTCATTGTGA